From the Mesotoga prima MesG1.Ag.4.2 genome, the window GCAAAAAGGTGGAATGGGCGTTTATTTGATAAAGAGGTTTTCAAAGAGGGTTGATTATCGTTACGAGAACGGGAAAAACCTTTTGAAGATCATTATCTAGTACTGCCAGTACAGAGGCTGTTTGACTAAGTTGGTTTTGATATGATATAAATAAAAGATCATAGAACAGCAGGTGCCGAAATGAAGAAAAAGCTTCTCTGAACTGCGTAATTCAATACTTTCTCATACGACTCATCGATCAACAACTACATAAGTGATCCCTAGTTTTTTGTAGTTTATTGCTGCCAAGCCTTTACTGGAGGTGATCGAATTGCTTCAGATAAAAGACCTTTCCATTTCGTTCGATGGTTTTGAAGTATTAAGAAAAGTGAATCTGGATCTTGCCGCAGGGGAGACTCTCGCCTTGACGGGAGCGAATGGAACTGGTAAGACAAGTCTCCTGAGAGCAGTTGCCGGCGAGATAACCCCTTTGGAAGGAGAGATTTTACTTCAAAAGGATATTGCCCCATTTTTCGTTCATCAGGAGTGTGACACTTTCTCCGGCACGGTGAAGGAGTATCTTTTCGGCGCGAAACCAGAAATCTCCAGGATTTACACCGAACTGTGTCGCTCTTCAGATCCAATTGTTTACGCAGAACTAATAAATGCTTTTAACGATGCCGGAGGCTTTGAGTTGGAAGCCTCGATTTCCTCTACAATAAATAAATTTGGAATAGGCATCGATGATCTAGACTTTCCGTATAGGAATCTATCTCATGGATTTAAAAGGATACTTTCCGTAATCAGAGGAGCTCTCTCCGGCTCCAAACTTCTTTTGCTGGATGAGCCGACAAATCATCTTGACATCGAAATGACTTTGAAGCTCGAAGAGATAGTAAGTTCTCTTAGTGAAAGTGGTGTGGGAATAATTGTTGTAAGCCACGATAGAACTTTCATTGATCGGGTCGCCCATAAAACAGTCTATTTGAAGCGGGGAATAGCAATATCCATAAGCGGCGGTTATTCCGAGATGCTGGCCTTCTTAGAAAAGGATTTTCTTTCGAGAAAAAAGAAGTGCGTAGAAATAGACAAGAAAATCCGTCAGCTTGAACTCGATGTGGCCAGGAGGAAAAGCTGGTCTGATTCAAGAGAGGCTTCAAAAAGACTTTCGTCGGATAAGGGGCATGAAGGTCACATGGCGGCTAAACTTGCAAAGCGCGCACTTGTTGTCCGGAAAAGGAAGGAGAGATTAGTCCAACAACTAGAACAGGAAAAACCATTCGTCGAGAAACCTATAACCATCAAGATTCCCCAGTACGAAGTGCCTAATAGAAAAATGCTTAATGCCGAGAGGATATCATTCTCATACGGAAAGAAAAACATCTTTAGGGAACTCTCGTTAAACGTCGATACTAATGAGAGAATAGGGCTAATCGGTCCCAACGGTTCAGGAAAGACAACTCTCATGAGATGTCTTGTAGGTATTCTGAAGCCGGTAAATGGCAGAATTTACAGAAACGACAGTGTCGATTGGGTATTTATTCCACAGGATATGACGCGCCACTTCAAAAAGAAAACTCCCTTTGAAGAGATCTCCGATGTCGGGCTGGATGAACAGACAACCAGAAGCCATCTGGCAAATATCGGATTCAGGGGCGACAGAGCACTGGCAAATGCTGAATTGATAAGCTGCGGAGAACGCATGAGGCTTGCCATATTGAAAGCCATCCTTTCACGAGTAGAATTTATCTTCATGGATGAACCGACGAATCATCTAGATATTGAATCTCTTGAAATGCTCGACAAACTTCTGAATGATTTTCCAGGAGGGTTCCTCTTCATTAGTCATGATCGGCAGTTCATTGCGGAACATGGTGAAAAGATCTTTACCATTGAAGACGATGGATTGAAGAGTCTTGATTACACTAAAGATATCGACATCGATTCTTTTACTGAAACAAAGCGAAATCTTACCGATTCTTATGAACAATCGATAACTAGAAGAAAGAGTGGGGATAGCTGGTCTGAGTTTCTACAGTAAGGTGGAGTTCTGATAAGAACTTAAGATGCCATGTAGTAAACGTAATTCACTTTGACCGTTCGTATTGCTTTGGCTGCACCTTATTACCATTCTTTTGTTGTATAATGATTTTGATCCAAAAAGGAGGAGCAACCCACATGCTAGAAATCATACAGGTGTATTTTATGGTTATGTCGGGCGGATTTTCAAGATCTGTGGGTGAATGCTACCTCGTTGAGCCTGTATCCATCTAGAACTGTTAAGCTTAGACAATGGCCGTGACGAGTGTCACGGCTTTTTTTTGGAGGGCAATTTCTTTGAAGACAATGACAGAACTCATGGAAAGCAACATAAAGAAAAACTACGTATTCTCCTTTCTTATGAATTTCAGGTTATCAAATGGCCTCTGGATGATATACATGGCCTCCAGAGGAATGAGTTTGACGCAGATCGGCTTCCTTGAAGGAATATTCCACGTGACCTCTTTGATGATGGAGGTCCCTACCGGGTCTGTAGCAGACTTGTTCGGAAGAAAACTCAGCAGAAGTATCGGGAGGTGTCTCTCTCTTGTGAGTATTCTGGTGTTGATCGGTGCGACAAGCTTCTTTCATTTCACCATTTTCATGGTACTCGCTGCACTTTCGTATAACCTGGAATCGGGTTCTGGAGAGGCTCTTGTATATGATTCTCTCAAATATCTGAAAGCAGAAAACAATTTTATATCGGTGCTTGGAAGGCAGGAGGCAATATTTCAAGTGTCTTCAGTTGTGGCGCTTCTGATCGGCGGGTTCCTGGGAACGTACAGTTATCACTATGCATTTTGGGCTTCCTCCGGGATCATCGCATTTTCGGTGGTCTATTCTCTTTCGTTCACAGAACCACCAATCCTTGAATCGGTGGGCCGTAATTCAAAAACTTTCCGGGGCTTCTTGAAGCAGATTGTTGACAGCTTCTCACTAATCGCCAGAGATAGAAAGGTTGCATTTCTTATCTTTTTTGTTCAGACTATACTGGCATTCAGCGCCTGCATATTCTTTTACATTCAGAATTACTGGAAAGGACTTGGCCGCACGGAGTTTCAGATTGGCATATACCTCGCGGCCGGGTCGTTTCTAGCGGGATTAGTGGCCATGAAGGTTCAGAGGCTATCTCACCTGCTGAAGGAGAAGAAAGTCCTAATCATACTGCCTCTTATTTCCGTCGCATCTATGTGGGGTGTGGCGCTTTGTTCAAACAAGTTACCTTTCTTCATGGTTGTAGCAATGATTGAAGCTATGTTGTTTGTAGCGGGTAACGACTACATAAATAAGCTGATTCCATCCAGGAGCAGGGCAACGATAATATCCTTTGCAAGTATGATGTATAGCTTAGTAATGATAATCTTCTTCCCCATCTTCGGAAGAATCGCTGACACAATCTCGTTTGGAGTTGCTTTTGTCTCACTGGCTGTAATGGCAAGCTGTCTTTATGTGCTTAGTATGTATCTACTCAAGAAGATCGGATGAAAGAGTTGATTCGTGCTCGAAGCGATGCCGGTCAAAAACCGCCTCGTGTTCCAATATCAAGAGAGTGGAATGCTCAGTAAAGGTGACAGCTTACGAAATGATCTTTCGAAACCTCAATTATTCTGGGTTTGACTCTCGAGCAAATCTCCATTCTTTTGAAACATCGGGGATGAAAAAAACACCCAGATGGCGGATTCATAGGACTTGGAGCGTCACCTTCGAGAATTATTTTTTCAGTCTTCCGATAAGAGCCGCCGGGTATTGCCGAAAGAAGAGACTGTGTATAGGGATGGAGGGGCGATCTGTACAATTCTTCGGATTCGGAAAGCTCAACGATTTCTCCGAGGTACATAACGGCTATTCTGTTGCAGAAATAGTGCACGACGTTCAGGTCATGCGAAATGAAGAGATAAGTTAGAGAAAGCCTATCCTGAAGTTCGTTCATAAGGTTAAGTATCTGTGCCTGAATGGAGACATCTAAAGAAGACACTGGTTCGTCGGCGATGATGACTTCCGGATCGAGTATGAGCGCGTTTAAGATACCTATACGCTGTTTCTGACCTCCGGAAAGCTCATGAGGAAATCGACCTAGAAGGTCTTTGTCTAATCC encodes:
- a CDS encoding MFS transporter: MTELMESNIKKNYVFSFLMNFRLSNGLWMIYMASRGMSLTQIGFLEGIFHVTSLMMEVPTGSVADLFGRKLSRSIGRCLSLVSILVLIGATSFFHFTIFMVLAALSYNLESGSGEALVYDSLKYLKAENNFISVLGRQEAIFQVSSVVALLIGGFLGTYSYHYAFWASSGIIAFSVVYSLSFTEPPILESVGRNSKTFRGFLKQIVDSFSLIARDRKVAFLIFFVQTILAFSACIFFYIQNYWKGLGRTEFQIGIYLAAGSFLAGLVAMKVQRLSHLLKEKKVLIILPLISVASMWGVALCSNKLPFFMVVAMIEAMLFVAGNDYINKLIPSRSRATIISFASMMYSLVMIIFFPIFGRIADTISFGVAFVSLAVMASCLYVLSMYLLKKIG
- a CDS encoding ABC-F family ATP-binding cassette domain-containing protein, translating into MIELLQIKDLSISFDGFEVLRKVNLDLAAGETLALTGANGTGKTSLLRAVAGEITPLEGEILLQKDIAPFFVHQECDTFSGTVKEYLFGAKPEISRIYTELCRSSDPIVYAELINAFNDAGGFELEASISSTINKFGIGIDDLDFPYRNLSHGFKRILSVIRGALSGSKLLLLDEPTNHLDIEMTLKLEEIVSSLSESGVGIIVVSHDRTFIDRVAHKTVYLKRGIAISISGGYSEMLAFLEKDFLSRKKKCVEIDKKIRQLELDVARRKSWSDSREASKRLSSDKGHEGHMAAKLAKRALVVRKRKERLVQQLEQEKPFVEKPITIKIPQYEVPNRKMLNAERISFSYGKKNIFRELSLNVDTNERIGLIGPNGSGKTTLMRCLVGILKPVNGRIYRNDSVDWVFIPQDMTRHFKKKTPFEEISDVGLDEQTTRSHLANIGFRGDRALANAELISCGERMRLAILKAILSRVEFIFMDEPTNHLDIESLEMLDKLLNDFPGGFLFISHDRQFIAEHGEKIFTIEDDGLKSLDYTKDIDIDSFTETKRNLTDSYEQSITRRKSGDSWSEFLQ
- a CDS encoding ABC transporter ATP-binding protein → MKERILEIQDLTKHFRLRRTSLLRRPGSIKALNGISFSISRGESFGIVGESGCGKSTAGYSIVGLLKPTAGKVLFKGEEVNSMDANSLREFRKKVQLVFQDTSGSLNPRGTVEWILSEPLRAMGMAKKQIRNLVVDSLELVGLDKDLLGRFPHELSGGQKQRIGILNALILDPEVIIADEPVSSLDVSIQAQILNLMNELQDRLSLTYLFISHDLNVVHYFCNRIAVMYLGEIVELSESEELYRSPLHPYTQSLLSAIPGGSYRKTEKIILEGDAPSPMNPPSGCFFHPRCFKRMEICSRVKPRIIEVSKDHFVSCHLY